One region of Pseudomonas sp. B21-040 genomic DNA includes:
- a CDS encoding TetR/AcrR family transcriptional regulator: protein MTGPTLRPGGRSARVQESIHKAVHALLEEQDRASVTVPQIAARAGVTPSTIYRRWGDLSALLADVALARMQPETESANTGSLSGDVQAWAEQYLDEMSSEPGRNMLRDVQSSLKPSYCATIIGGQLQLILDRYPNEPKPDVDRLINMVAAPIVFRILFAQAPLEVEELHRLIAIALNQ, encoded by the coding sequence ATGACAGGCCCCACTTTACGTCCCGGCGGCCGAAGCGCCCGGGTGCAGGAATCAATTCACAAAGCCGTGCACGCACTGCTCGAAGAGCAGGACCGCGCCAGCGTGACCGTGCCGCAAATCGCAGCGCGCGCAGGGGTTACGCCGTCCACCATCTATCGACGCTGGGGGGATTTGTCAGCGCTGCTGGCGGACGTCGCGCTCGCCCGAATGCAACCGGAAACCGAGTCGGCCAATACCGGCAGCCTCTCGGGTGATGTGCAGGCCTGGGCGGAACAGTATCTGGACGAGATGAGCTCCGAACCCGGTCGCAACATGCTGCGCGACGTGCAATCAAGCCTCAAACCCAGTTATTGCGCGACGATCATTGGCGGACAGTTACAGCTGATTCTGGATCGCTACCCGAATGAGCCCAAACCGGATGTCGATCGGCTGATCAACATGGTGGCGGCGCCCATTGTGTTTCGTATCCTGTTTGCGCAGGCGCCGCTGGAGGTTGAGGAGCTGCATCGGTTGATCGCGATTGCGTTGAACCAGTAA
- the rmuC gene encoding DNA recombination protein RmuC, translating into MLEERLAMAQLAQDGLNAQLDACRDEVADLSQANAARQADLAAARREVELLQIERDDARDAAHAWNIERSGKEAELRRLDTQAASLKAELREQQESHQQRLSDLQGSRDELRAQFAELAGKIFDEREQRFAETSQQRLGQLLDPLKERIQSFEKRVEESYQAEARERFSLAKELERLQQLNLRLSDEATNLTRALKGQKTQGNWGELILERVLEHAGLEKGREYQTQVNLKGPDGERFQPDVIIYLPGDKQVVVDSKVSLTAYQQYVAAEDDAIGQIAIKQHVLSLRNHVKGLAGKDYKRLDGLHSLDFVLLFVPIEAAFSAALQAEPTLFQEAFDRNIVIVSPTTLLATLRVIDSLWKQERQSQNAREIAERAGWLYDKFVLFIQDLDEVGNRLQQLDKAYSSARNKLTEGRGNLVSRSEQLKLLGARASKSLPADLLERAMTDVDGLVELPE; encoded by the coding sequence CTGCTGGAAGAACGGCTGGCCATGGCCCAACTGGCGCAGGACGGCTTGAACGCCCAACTCGATGCGTGTCGCGATGAAGTCGCTGATCTGAGCCAGGCTAACGCCGCCAGACAAGCAGACCTCGCCGCCGCGCGCCGTGAAGTCGAACTGCTGCAAATCGAGCGCGACGACGCCCGAGATGCGGCCCATGCCTGGAACATTGAGCGCTCCGGCAAAGAGGCTGAGTTGCGTCGCCTGGACACCCAGGCGGCGTCCCTCAAGGCCGAGTTGCGTGAGCAGCAGGAAAGCCATCAGCAGCGCCTCAGTGACCTGCAAGGTTCGCGAGATGAGCTGCGGGCGCAGTTTGCAGAACTGGCGGGCAAGATTTTCGACGAGCGCGAGCAACGCTTTGCCGAAACCAGCCAGCAGCGATTGGGACAGTTGCTTGATCCTCTGAAGGAACGCATTCAGTCCTTCGAAAAACGCGTCGAGGAAAGTTATCAGGCCGAAGCCCGCGAGCGTTTCTCGCTCGCCAAGGAGCTGGAGCGCCTGCAGCAGCTGAACCTGCGCCTGAGCGACGAAGCCACCAACCTCACTCGTGCGCTCAAAGGGCAGAAAACCCAAGGCAACTGGGGCGAGCTGATTCTCGAGCGAGTGCTGGAACACGCGGGCCTGGAGAAGGGCCGTGAGTACCAGACCCAGGTCAACCTCAAGGGCCCGGACGGGGAGCGTTTCCAGCCGGATGTGATTATTTACCTTCCGGGCGACAAGCAGGTGGTGGTCGACTCCAAGGTCAGCCTTACGGCCTATCAGCAATACGTGGCGGCTGAAGATGACGCCATCGGCCAGATCGCCATCAAGCAGCATGTCCTGTCGCTGCGCAATCACGTCAAAGGCCTGGCCGGCAAGGATTACAAACGGCTCGACGGCTTGCACAGCCTGGATTTCGTTTTGCTCTTCGTACCGATCGAGGCCGCGTTCTCCGCCGCCTTGCAGGCCGAGCCGACACTGTTCCAGGAAGCCTTCGACCGCAACATTGTGATCGTCAGCCCCACCACGTTGTTGGCCACGCTGCGGGTCATCGACAGCCTGTGGAAGCAGGAACGGCAAAGTCAGAACGCCCGTGAAATCGCCGAGCGAGCGGGGTGGCTGTACGACAAGTTCGTGTTGTTCATCCAGGACCTGGACGAAGTCGGCAATCGCTTGCAGCAACTGGACAAAGCCTACAGCTCTGCGCGCAACAAGCTGACAGAGGGGCGCGGTAACCTGGTTAGTCGCAGCGAACAATTGAAGTTGCTCGGCGCGCGAGCCAGCAAGAGTTTGCCGGCCGATTTGCTGGAGCGGGCGATGACCGATGTGGATGGCCTGGTCGAGTTGCCCGAGTAA
- a CDS encoding sel1 repeat family protein: MKFRSVSNPATSTPSSVTPPKRFSMRVAEWLLDSPRLGDNPNIKHFAGRLLKQPAREGVVAAQSRLGQLMCRECGNARDRRIGQDLLRQAARAGDTRALQELGLIED, from the coding sequence ATGAAGTTTCGCTCAGTATCAAACCCTGCTACCTCAACGCCCTCAAGTGTTACCCCGCCCAAGCGCTTTTCAATGCGCGTGGCAGAGTGGTTGCTGGACAGTCCACGCCTTGGGGATAACCCCAACATCAAGCACTTCGCCGGGCGTTTGCTTAAACAGCCTGCCCGTGAAGGCGTCGTGGCCGCGCAAAGCCGTCTCGGGCAATTGATGTGCCGCGAATGCGGCAATGCCCGTGATCGCCGCATCGGCCAGGACCTGTTGCGCCAAGCCGCGCGAGCAGGAGATACACGCGCCCTACAGGAACTGGGCCTGATCGAAGACTGA
- a CDS encoding OmpP1/FadL family transporter, giving the protein MKKVMLKTTLSLAVTLASTQIFASGFAINEQSISGMGTGFAGRSSAADDASTIFGNPAGMSRIKREQVTGGVAMIDAHTDISHASSFPNGGSNDGDMVPFIAVPMGYYVKPIDDHWAFGIGVYAPFGLVTDYENNFAGRYFGSKSEVKIATLQPTVSYAFNDKVSIGFGPTINRIDGTLESNLSITQAAPDGKVKITGDDTALGYNIGVLVQATDSTRVGLTYHSKVKYKLEGNTKVNYGVLGLIGQNPNQKYDASLDVTTPESVDFSVTHQLDDKWTLYAGSTWTRWSRLKDITVENSGVPTVLNGQFGTITEEQNWHDTWASAIGASYQLNKEWVLRGGLSVDQAPTNNADRSPRIPTGDRKAFSLGAGWSPTNDLTIDVAYSYLREESVKINNSNDRGQTYNAKYENSANGFGLGATYRF; this is encoded by the coding sequence ATGAAAAAAGTAATGCTCAAAACTACCCTTAGCCTCGCCGTTACCCTGGCATCCACCCAGATCTTTGCAAGTGGCTTCGCCATTAACGAACAAAGCATTAGCGGGATGGGTACAGGTTTTGCCGGGCGATCTTCCGCTGCCGATGACGCAAGTACAATTTTTGGCAACCCTGCCGGCATGTCCCGCATCAAGCGTGAACAAGTCACTGGTGGTGTTGCGATGATCGACGCACACACTGACATCAGCCACGCAAGCTCCTTCCCGAACGGCGGCAGCAACGACGGCGACATGGTACCGTTCATCGCCGTACCTATGGGCTACTACGTCAAGCCAATCGACGACCACTGGGCCTTCGGTATTGGCGTGTACGCACCGTTCGGTCTGGTAACCGACTACGAAAACAACTTTGCCGGTCGTTACTTCGGTAGCAAGAGCGAAGTAAAAATCGCCACTCTGCAACCGACTGTCAGTTACGCCTTCAACGACAAGGTTTCCATCGGTTTCGGCCCGACCATCAACCGCATCGACGGCACCCTGGAATCGAACCTGTCGATCACCCAGGCTGCACCAGACGGCAAGGTCAAGATCACCGGTGACGACACCGCGCTGGGCTACAACATCGGCGTGCTGGTTCAAGCCACCGACAGCACGCGCGTCGGCCTGACTTACCACTCGAAAGTGAAGTACAAGCTCGAAGGCAACACCAAGGTCAACTACGGCGTGCTGGGCCTGATCGGCCAGAACCCGAATCAGAAATACGACGCTTCGCTGGACGTGACCACGCCTGAATCGGTGGACTTCTCGGTTACTCACCAGCTCGACGACAAGTGGACTCTGTACGCAGGCAGCACCTGGACTCGCTGGAGCCGCCTGAAAGACATCACCGTCGAAAACAGTGGTGTTCCAACCGTTCTGAACGGCCAATTCGGTACCATCACCGAAGAACAGAACTGGCACGACACCTGGGCTTCCGCCATCGGCGCGTCCTACCAGCTGAACAAGGAATGGGTACTGCGTGGCGGTCTGTCCGTTGACCAGGCACCGACCAACAACGCCGACCGTTCCCCACGCATCCCGACGGGCGATCGCAAGGCGTTCAGCCTGGGCGCTGGCTGGAGCCCAACCAACGACCTGACCATCGACGTGGCGTATTCGTACCTGCGTGAAGAGTCGGTCAAGATCAACAACTCCAACGACCGTGGCCAGACCTACAACGCCAAGTACGAAAACAGTGCAAACGGTTTCGGTCTCGGCGCGACCTACCGCTTCTGA
- a CDS encoding cupin, which yields MKIIRSKSFTADRAWGALDIANMNGITTRLHWTDQPYKWHVNDGQEVFVVLDGQVQMRYREEGIEKAALLDVGDIFYASVGTEHVAHPQGAARILVIESEGSI from the coding sequence ATGAAAATCATCCGCAGCAAATCCTTCACCGCTGACCGTGCTTGGGGGGCGCTGGACATCGCCAACATGAACGGCATCACCACGCGTTTGCACTGGACCGATCAGCCTTATAAATGGCACGTCAACGATGGCCAGGAAGTGTTCGTGGTGCTGGATGGGCAGGTGCAGATGCGTTACCGCGAAGAGGGCATCGAGAAGGCAGCGCTGCTCGACGTCGGCGACATTTTTTATGCGTCCGTCGGCACCGAGCATGTGGCCCATCCGCAGGGCGCGGCACGGATATTGGTGATCGAATCAGAAGGCAGTATTTGA
- a CDS encoding glutathione peroxidase, which produces MLMRWIAVPVLLVTSAGLACAAECPELLQGSLQKLRAKESIDLCQRFEGKPLVVVNTASFCGFAPQFKSLEALNQRYKGQGLEVLGVPSNDFKQESKDGAETAKVCYVNYGVTFTMTEPQSVRGADATHLFKVLAEQSSAPKWNFYKYVVDRKGNVIANFSSLTKPDDPEFIAAVEQALASQP; this is translated from the coding sequence ATGCTGATGCGCTGGATTGCAGTCCCCGTGTTACTGGTGACATCTGCCGGGCTGGCCTGTGCGGCCGAGTGCCCGGAGCTGTTGCAAGGATCATTGCAAAAGCTGCGCGCCAAGGAATCCATCGACCTGTGCCAACGGTTTGAAGGCAAGCCGTTGGTAGTGGTCAATACCGCGAGCTTCTGCGGTTTCGCCCCGCAGTTCAAAAGCCTCGAGGCGCTGAATCAGCGTTATAAAGGGCAGGGACTGGAAGTGCTGGGTGTTCCGTCCAATGACTTCAAGCAGGAGTCCAAGGACGGGGCCGAGACTGCCAAGGTCTGCTATGTGAATTACGGCGTGACCTTCACCATGACCGAACCGCAGTCAGTACGTGGCGCTGACGCGACCCACCTGTTCAAAGTGCTGGCCGAGCAGAGCAGTGCGCCGAAATGGAATTTCTACAAATACGTGGTTGATCGCAAAGGCAACGTCATCGCCAACTTTTCTAGCCTGACCAAACCCGACGATCCCGAGTTCATCGCCGCGGTGGAGCAAGCCCTGGCTTCCCAACCCTGA
- a CDS encoding PAS domain-containing hybrid sensor histidine kinase/response regulator, whose protein sequence is MSLSSGLIAAVALAYMAIMFAIAFYGDRRSTPLPPRVRAWVYSLSLAVYCTSWTFFGAVGQAAEQLWSFLPIYLGPILLLVGAPWVLQKMVMISKQENITSIADFIAARYGKSQSLAVVVALICLVGVLPYIALQLKGIVLGVNLLIGAGADAMGVRAQDTALIVSLVLALFTIVFGTRNLDATEHHRGMVLAIAFESLVKLFAFLAVGAFVTFGLYDGFDDLFNQAMLAPRLEQYWKETVNWPSMVVQTGVAMMAIICLPRQFHVTVVENIDPQDLRLAKWVFPAYLALAALFVVPIALAGQMLLPSSVLPDSFVISLPLAQAHPALALLAFIGGASAATGMVIVASVALSTMVSNDMLLPWLLRRNNAERPFEVFRQWMLSVRRVSIVVILLLAYVSYRLLGSTASLATIGQIAFAAVTQLAPAMLGALYWKQANRRGVFAGLAAGTFLWFYTLILPIAARGLGWPLESFPGLAWLHSNPMNLPITPLTQGVVLSLAGNFTLFAWVSVLSRTRVSEHWQAGRFIGQEISARPSARSMLAVQIDDLLQLAARFVGEERARQSFIRFAYRQGKGFNPNQNADSEWIAHTERLLAGVLGASSTRAVVKAAIEGREMQLEDVVRIADEASEVLQFNRALLQGAIENITQGISVVDQSLKLVAWNRRYLELFNYPDGLISVGRPIADIIRYNAERGLCGPGEAEVHVARRLHWMRQGRAHTSERLFPNGRVIELIGNPMPGGGFVMSFTDITAFREAEQALTEANEGLEQRVTERTHELSQLNVALTEAKGTAESANQSKTRFLAAVSHDLMQPLNAARLFSAALSHQDDGLSAEAQKLVHHLDSSLRSAEDLISDLLDISRLENGKINPDIKPFALNELFDTLGAEFKAQAQEQGLTFNVRSSALRVDSDIKLLRRILQNFLTNAFRYAKGPVLLGVRRRKGELCLEVWDRGPGIAPDKLQVIFEEFKRLDSHQTRAEKGLGLGLAIADGLCRVLGHTLRVRSWPGRGSVFSVSVPLARAQTVVATPTAELNGHVLSGAQVLCIDNEDSILIGMNSLLTRWGCQVWTARNRDECAALLEDGVRPQLALVDYHLDHGDTGTELMAWLRTQMGEPVPGVVISADGRPEMVAQVHAAGLDYLAKPVKPAALRALLSRHLPL, encoded by the coding sequence ATGTCGCTGTCCAGCGGGCTGATCGCCGCCGTCGCCCTGGCCTATATGGCCATCATGTTCGCCATCGCCTTTTACGGTGACCGTCGCAGCACACCGTTGCCGCCGCGAGTGCGCGCTTGGGTGTACAGCCTGTCGCTGGCCGTTTATTGCACCAGTTGGACCTTCTTTGGCGCCGTGGGCCAGGCGGCGGAACAGCTCTGGTCGTTCCTGCCGATTTACCTCGGGCCGATCCTGCTGTTAGTGGGCGCGCCCTGGGTCCTGCAAAAAATGGTGATGATCAGCAAGCAGGAAAACATCACCTCCATCGCCGACTTTATCGCCGCCCGTTACGGCAAATCTCAGTCGTTGGCGGTGGTGGTGGCGCTGATTTGCCTGGTGGGCGTGCTGCCCTACATCGCGCTGCAGCTCAAGGGCATCGTGCTTGGCGTGAACCTGCTGATTGGCGCGGGCGCCGACGCCATGGGGGTTCGCGCTCAGGACACGGCGCTGATTGTGTCGCTGGTGCTGGCGCTGTTCACCATTGTCTTCGGTACCCGCAACCTCGATGCCACGGAACACCACCGTGGCATGGTGCTGGCGATTGCATTTGAATCACTGGTCAAGCTGTTCGCCTTTCTTGCCGTCGGCGCTTTTGTCACGTTTGGTCTGTACGACGGTTTCGACGATCTGTTCAACCAGGCCATGCTCGCACCGCGCCTGGAGCAATACTGGAAGGAAACCGTCAATTGGCCCTCGATGGTGGTGCAGACCGGCGTGGCGATGATGGCGATCATCTGCCTGCCCCGGCAGTTCCATGTGACGGTGGTGGAAAACATTGATCCTCAGGATCTGCGCCTGGCCAAATGGGTGTTCCCGGCCTACCTGGCGTTGGCGGCATTGTTTGTAGTACCCATCGCCCTCGCCGGCCAGATGCTGCTGCCCAGCTCGGTGTTGCCGGACTCCTTCGTCATCAGCCTGCCCCTGGCGCAGGCTCACCCCGCCCTTGCCTTGCTGGCGTTTATCGGTGGCGCTTCGGCGGCAACCGGCATGGTGATCGTCGCCAGCGTGGCACTGTCGACCATGGTGTCCAACGACATGCTGTTGCCATGGTTGCTGCGACGCAATAATGCCGAGCGGCCGTTCGAAGTGTTCCGCCAGTGGATGCTCTCGGTGCGCCGCGTGAGCATCGTGGTGATTTTGCTCCTGGCCTACGTCAGTTATCGCTTGCTGGGTTCGACCGCCAGCCTGGCAACCATCGGCCAGATTGCCTTTGCTGCCGTGACACAACTGGCACCGGCCATGCTCGGCGCGCTGTACTGGAAACAGGCCAACCGCCGCGGTGTATTTGCCGGCCTCGCTGCCGGGACATTCCTGTGGTTTTACACGCTGATCTTGCCGATTGCGGCCCGTGGCCTCGGCTGGCCGCTGGAGAGCTTTCCGGGCTTGGCCTGGTTGCACAGCAACCCGATGAACCTGCCGATCACCCCGCTAACCCAAGGCGTGGTGCTGTCGCTGGCCGGTAATTTCACGTTATTTGCCTGGGTGTCGGTGTTGTCGCGTACACGGGTGTCGGAGCACTGGCAGGCCGGTCGTTTCATCGGCCAGGAAATCAGCGCACGCCCCAGCGCCCGTTCGATGCTGGCGGTGCAGATCGACGATTTGCTGCAACTGGCGGCGCGTTTCGTCGGCGAAGAACGGGCGCGCCAGAGCTTCATCCGATTCGCCTACCGTCAGGGCAAAGGCTTCAACCCGAATCAAAACGCCGACAGTGAATGGATCGCCCACACCGAACGTTTGCTGGCGGGTGTACTCGGTGCCTCCTCGACACGCGCAGTGGTAAAAGCCGCCATCGAAGGTCGGGAAATGCAGCTTGAGGACGTCGTGCGGATCGCCGACGAGGCGTCGGAAGTGCTGCAGTTCAACCGCGCCCTGCTGCAAGGCGCCATCGAAAACATTACCCAGGGCATCAGCGTGGTCGATCAGTCGCTGAAACTGGTGGCCTGGAACCGGCGCTATCTGGAGCTGTTCAATTACCCGGATGGACTGATCAGCGTCGGCCGGCCGATTGCCGACATCATTCGCTACAACGCCGAGCGCGGTTTATGCGGCCCCGGCGAAGCCGAGGTGCACGTTGCCCGCCGTCTGCACTGGATGCGCCAGGGGCGCGCCCATACCTCTGAACGACTGTTCCCCAACGGGCGGGTAATCGAGCTGATCGGCAACCCGATGCCCGGTGGTGGTTTCGTCATGAGTTTCACCGACATCACCGCGTTCCGCGAAGCCGAACAGGCGCTGACCGAAGCCAATGAAGGCCTGGAGCAGCGGGTGACCGAGCGCACCCACGAACTGTCGCAACTCAACGTCGCGTTGACCGAAGCCAAGGGCACCGCCGAGTCCGCCAACCAATCGAAAACCCGTTTTCTCGCAGCCGTCAGCCACGACTTGATGCAACCACTGAACGCCGCGCGCCTGTTCTCCGCCGCCCTGTCCCACCAGGACGATGGCTTGTCCGCTGAGGCACAGAAGCTGGTCCATCACCTGGACAGCTCATTGCGCTCTGCCGAAGATTTGATCAGTGACCTGCTGGACATTTCCCGTCTGGAAAACGGCAAGATCAACCCTGACATCAAGCCATTCGCGCTCAACGAACTGTTCGACACGCTCGGCGCCGAGTTCAAGGCGCAGGCTCAGGAACAAGGGCTGACGTTCAACGTTCGCAGTAGCGCATTGCGGGTCGACAGTGACATCAAACTGCTGCGACGAATTCTGCAAAACTTCCTGACGAATGCATTTCGCTACGCCAAAGGGCCCGTGCTGCTCGGCGTTCGCCGGCGCAAGGGCGAGTTGTGCCTGGAGGTCTGGGATCGGGGACCGGGCATTGCGCCAGACAAACTGCAGGTGATTTTCGAAGAATTCAAACGTCTCGACAGTCACCAGACTCGCGCGGAGAAAGGCCTGGGGTTGGGTCTGGCGATTGCCGATGGTCTGTGTCGCGTGCTGGGTCACACGCTGCGCGTTCGCTCCTGGCCGGGGCGTGGCAGTGTATTCAGCGTCAGCGTGCCGCTGGCCCGGGCGCAAACCGTCGTGGCGACGCCGACCGCTGAACTCAACGGCCATGTGTTGAGCGGCGCGCAGGTGCTGTGCATCGACAATGAAGACAGCATCCTGATCGGCATGAACAGCCTGCTGACGCGCTGGGGTTGCCAGGTCTGGACCGCGCGCAATCGGGATGAATGCGCAGCGCTGCTCGAAGACGGCGTGCGCCCGCAACTGGCACTGGTGGATTACCACCTCGATCATGGCGACACCGGGACGGAGCTGATGGCGTGGCTGCGCACCCAAATGGGAGAGCCGGTGCCTGGCGTGGTGATCAGTGCCGATGGCCGGCCGGAGATGGTGGCGCAAGTGCATGCGGCGGGGCTGGATTACTTGGCCAAACCGGTGAAACCGGCGGCATTACGGGCGCTGCTGAGTCGGCATTTGCCGTTGTAG
- a CDS encoding MFS transporter, giving the protein MSSSHSNRASLWFLAITLLSFLAASTAPTPLYRLYQEQMHFSAATLTLIFGVYALSLLAALLTVGSLSDYLGRKPVIFTAVVLNALAMLLFIYADSVTWLISARVLQGFATGMATAVLSATLLDTDRQQGPLINSVAPLIGMALGGMGCGLLAEFAPAPLHLTYWLLLVLFALQALYSWRLPESVSRQAGAWASLRPTLHVPVQARPTLWRVLPLNTATWALGGFYASLAPSLVRAATGSTSNLIAGSTVAALTLTGALMIFTLRNRPAALALRLGASLLPMGIVLVLLGVHSASLSLFFLGTLVAGCGFGAGFLGAVRSLVPLALPHERAGLMSAFYVLSYLAFCLPSLLAGNLIRAFGLVATTDGYGLILIVLSVGALLALMLQRSLKVCGADVR; this is encoded by the coding sequence ATGTCCAGTTCCCATTCAAACCGTGCCAGCCTGTGGTTCCTGGCGATCACTTTACTCAGTTTTCTGGCGGCTTCCACGGCGCCGACGCCGTTGTATCGCTTGTACCAGGAGCAGATGCATTTTTCGGCGGCCACCCTGACCCTGATTTTCGGCGTCTATGCCTTGAGCCTGCTGGCCGCGCTGCTGACGGTCGGGTCGCTGTCGGATTACCTCGGGCGCAAACCGGTGATTTTCACCGCTGTCGTGCTGAATGCTCTGGCGATGTTGCTGTTTATCTACGCTGACAGCGTCACGTGGCTGATCAGCGCGCGGGTGCTGCAAGGGTTTGCCACCGGCATGGCAACCGCGGTGCTCAGTGCCACGCTGCTGGACACTGACCGCCAGCAAGGGCCGTTGATCAATAGCGTTGCGCCGTTGATCGGCATGGCCCTCGGCGGTATGGGCTGCGGCTTACTGGCAGAATTTGCCCCGGCGCCGCTGCACTTGACCTACTGGCTGCTGCTGGTTCTGTTTGCGTTGCAGGCGTTGTACAGCTGGCGTTTACCGGAAAGTGTCTCGCGACAGGCCGGGGCATGGGCGTCATTGCGACCGACCCTGCATGTGCCGGTTCAGGCGCGCCCCACCTTGTGGCGGGTGTTGCCGCTCAACACCGCGACGTGGGCGCTCGGTGGTTTTTATGCGTCCCTGGCGCCTTCGTTGGTACGCGCGGCCACCGGTTCCACCTCGAACCTGATTGCCGGCTCGACCGTTGCCGCGCTGACACTCACCGGGGCATTGATGATTTTCACCCTGCGCAATCGACCTGCCGCCCTGGCGCTACGGTTGGGGGCGAGTCTGCTGCCGATGGGCATTGTCCTGGTGTTACTGGGCGTGCACAGCGCCAGCCTGTCGCTGTTTTTCCTGGGTACGCTTGTCGCTGGATGTGGCTTCGGTGCCGGTTTTCTGGGGGCCGTGCGCAGTCTGGTGCCGTTGGCTTTACCCCATGAGCGCGCAGGGTTGATGTCGGCGTTTTATGTGCTCAGTTACCTGGCGTTCTGTTTGCCATCGTTGCTGGCGGGGAATCTGATCCGAGCCTTCGGGTTGGTCGCAACAACCGATGGGTATGGCCTGATTTTGATTGTGTTGTCCGTTGGCGCGTTACTGGCCTTGATGCTTCAGCGCTCATTGAAAGTCTGTGGCGCTGATGTGCGTTGA